The Castor canadensis chromosome X, mCasCan1.hap1v2, whole genome shotgun sequence genome includes a region encoding these proteins:
- the Amer1 gene encoding APC membrane recruitment protein 1 — MEPRKDETLQTKGTAASGDTQDQGSEKGAKNKAAETTEGSTSEPPSSGPGRLKKTAMKLFGGKKGICTLPSFFGGGRSKCSGKGSSKKGLNKSKTHYGLSEAACPEDVVSEGTEFSLPLPKSPCLFPSSRSDHGALETGSRYKLSVAGTTERARAEKVLSLPKPKKGLKGFFSSIRRHRKSKITGTEQSQPGAKGPENARDRSHEHVSSAPVPCSDEIFPAKMESTKPQDAPGPKISPSPEPSPPATEKMACKNPEQLTGTSTLMQPKPATEASSLEDPHTLETREKVVAGEVNPPNGPVGDQLSLLFGDVTSLKSFDSLTGCGDIIAEQDMDSMTDSMASGGQRANRDGTKRSSCLVTYQGGGEEMALPDDDDEEEEEEEEVELEEEEEEVKEEEEGDDDLEYLWASAQMYPRPNLNLGYHPTTSPGHHGYMLLDPVPSYSGELLTPQSDQQESAPNSDEGYYDSATPGFEDDSGEALGLVHRDCLPRDSYSGDALYEFYEPDGSLENSPPGDDCLYDLQGRSSEVFDPFLNFESFSSSRPPGAMETEEERLVTIQKQLLYWELRREQLEAREARAREAHTREAYTRESHAREAYAREVHTRESHAREVRTRETQAREVHAQEGQVREGQTQQEKPILEYQMRPLGPSVMGLVAGTSGASQSSHRGTTSAFPATSSSEPDWRDFRPLEKRFEGICSKKDQSTCLMQLFQSDAMFEPDMQEASFGGSPRRAYPTYSPPEDPEEEEDGKEGNATVSFSQALVEFTSNGNLFSSMSCSSDSDSSFTQNLPELPPMVTFDIADVERDGEGKCEENPEFHNDEDLAASLEAFELGYYHKHAFNNYHSRFYQGLPWGVSSLPRYLGLPGMHPQPPPAAMALNRRSRSLDTAETLELELSSSHMAQGYLESDELQAQQEDSDEEEEGEWGRDSPLSLYTEPPGAYDWPSWAPCPLPVGPGPAWISPSQLDGPSSQFPYGQATCCLPPVTMSGPESRAPGESGPQLIRPSHLPLPMGPCYNLQPQASPSVRARPRDVLLQVDEPSCSSSSGGFSPSPLSQGKPVGITHGIPQLPKVRSQPLQPQPYRASSLDLSKERAEQGASLPISYSSTAMNGNVVK; from the coding sequence ATGGAGCCCCGAAAGGATGAAACTCTTCAGACCAAGGGAACGGCAGCCTCTGGAGATACCCAGGACCAAGGGTCAGAGAAAGGAGCCAAGAACAAGGCAGCTGAGACAACAGAAGGGTCAACATCAGAGCCACCCTCATCTGGCCCAGGTAGACTGAAGAAAACTGCCATGAAACTCTTTGGTGGCAAGAAGGGAATCTGTACTCTGCCTAGTTTCTTTGGAGGAGGACGAAGCAAATGTTCTGGGAAAGGCAGCTCCAAGAAGGGTCTAAACAAGAGCAAGACCCATTATGGCCTGAGCGAAGCAGCCTGTCCTGAAGATGTTGTCAGTGAAGGAACTGAGTTCTCCCTACCTTTGCCCAAGTCACCCTGCCTATTTCCCAGTTCTCGGAGTGACCATGGGGCTTTGGAGACAGGTTCCAGATATAAGCTATCTGTAGCTGGAACCACAGAGAGGGCTAGAGCTGAGAAGGTACTCTCTCTGCCCAAGCCAAAGAAAGGCCTAAAAGGCTTTTTTAGCAGTATCCGCCGTCACCGAAAAAGCAAGATTACTGGGACTGAGCAAAGTCAGCCAGGGGCAAAGGGGCCTGAGAATGCCAGAGACAGGTCTCATGAGCATGTGAGCTCAGCTCCTGTACCTTGCTCTGATGAGATTTTCCCAGCCAAAATGGAAAGTACCAAACCCCAAGATGCCCCTGGACCAAAAATTTCTCCATCACCAGAACCTTCTCCACCAGCTACTGAAAAGATGGCTTGTAAAAATCCAGAACAACTAACAGGGACCTCAACACTTATGCAACCCAAGCCTGCTACTGAAGCCAGTAGCCTAGAGGATCCACACACTCTGGAAACAAGGGAGAAGGTGGTGGCAGGAGAGGTAAATCCACCCAATGGCCCTGTGGGGGATCAACTGAGCCTCCTATTTGGGGATGTCACATCCCTGAAGAGCTTTGACTCATTGACAGGTTGTGGTGACATTATAGCAGAACAGGACATGGACAGTATGACAGACAGCATGGCCTCTGGGGGCCAGAGGGCCAACCGAGATGGGACCAAGCGAAGTTCCTGCCTGGTGACCTAccaaggaggtggggaggagatggCCTTGCCAGATGATGATgacgaggaagaggaggaagaagaggaagtggaactagaggaggaagaagaggaggtcaaagaagaggaagaaggggatgATGACTTAGAATATCTGTGGGCCAGCGCCCAGATGTACCCAAGGCCCAATTTGAACCTGGGTTACCATCCCACCACATCCCCAGGCCACCATGGCTACATGCTTCTTGATCCAGTTCCATCTTATTCTGGGGAACTTTTGACCCCTCAGAGTGACCAACAAGAATCTGCTCCTAATAGTGATGAAGGTTATTATGATTCTGCCACACCTGGATTTGAGGACGACTCAGGTGAGGCCCTGGGGCTTGTCCACAGGGATTGTTTACCCAGAGACAGCTATAGTGGAGATGCCCTTTATGAGTTCTATGAGCCAGATGGCAGTCTTGAGAACTCTCCACCTGGGGATGACTGCCTTTATGATCTCCAGGGTCGCAGCTCTGAGGTGTTTGATCCCTTCTTGAACTTTGAGTCCTTTTCTTCCTCTCGGCCCCCAGGGGCAATGGAGACAGAGGAAGAACGGCTAGTGACCATCCAAAAACAATTGTTGTATTGGGAGCTTCGGAGGGAGCAGCTTGAGGCTCGGGAGGCTCGTGCTAGAGAGGCCCACACCAGGGAGGCCTATACCCGAGAATCTCATGCCAGGGAGGCCTATGCCCGAGAGGTCCACACTCGAGAAAGTCATGCCAGGGAGGTCCGAACCCGAGAAACCCAAGCCCGTGAGGTTCATGCTCAAGAGGGTCAAGTCCGAGAGGGCCAGACCCAACAAGAGAAGCCCATTTTGGAGTATCAGATGAGGCCCTTAGGGCCATCAGTGATGGGCCTGGTGGCAGGGACATCAGGAGCTTCTCAGTCTTCCCACCGGGGAACCACCTCAGCATTCCCTGCCACTTCAAGTAGTGAACCAGACTGGCGGGATTTTCGTCCTCTGGAGAAGCGTTTTGAGGGAATCTGTTCCAAGAAAGATCAAAGTACCTGTCTGATGCAGCTCTTCCAGAGTGATGCCATGTTTGAGCCAGACATGCAAGAAGCAAGTTTTGGAGGATCTCCAAGGAGGGCCTACCCTACTTACTCACCCCCTGAGGAtccagaggaagaggaggatggaAAGGAAGGGAATGCCACTGTGAGTTTTTCACAGGCTCTAGTGGAGTTCACCAGCAATGGAAACCTTTTTTCCAGCATGTCCTGCAGTTCTGATTCTGACTCGTCCTTCACTCAAAACCTCCCTGAGCTTCCTCCCATGGTAACATTTGACATTGCTGATGTAGAACGGGATGGAGAAGGCAAGTGTGAAGAAAATCCTGAGTTCCACAATGATGAAGACCTTGCAGCCTCCTTGGAAGCTTTTGAGCTGGGCTACTATCACAAACATGCCTTCAATAACTACCACAGCCGATTTTACCAAGGCCTGCCTTGGGGTGTGAGCAGCCTCCCTCGATACTTGGGACTACCTGGCATGCACCCTCAACCTCCACCTGCTGCTATGGCCCTCAACAGAAGGAGCCGCTCCCTTGATACTGCAGAGACGCTGGAGCTGGAGCTCTCCAGTTCGCACATGGCCCAAGGCTATCTGGAGTCTGATGAGCTTCAGGCTCAGCAGGAAGATTCagatgaagaagaggaaggagaatggGGCCGAGACAGTCCCCTGTCCCTCTATACTGAACCCCCAGGGGCCTATGACTGGCCTTCCTGGGCTCCCTGTCCTCTTCCAGTGGGGCCAGGCCCTGCCTGGATAAGCCCCAGTCAGTTGGATGGGCCTTCCAGCCAGTTTCCATATGGGCAGGCAACATGTTGTTTACCTCCTGTTACCATGTCAGGACCAGAGTCAAGAGCTCCTGGGGAATCTGGGCCTCAGCTAATTCGACCTTCACACCTACCCCTGCCCATGGGCCCTTGCTATAACCTTCAGCCACAAGCCTCCCCAAGTGTGAGGGCCAGGCCTCGAGATGTGCTGCTGCAGGTTGATGAGCCCAGTTGTTCATCCAGTTCTGGAGGTTTTAGCCCTAGCCCTCTGTCCCAGGGCAAGCCTGTGGGCATCACCCA